AGCGGAAATCAGTTTAACAGCTGCGCTTGTGGTCTTCCTGTACGCCTATCTCGGCCTCAACCGCTGGCACATCCATTACACTCATCTGGCTATAACCCTATTGATCGTCGTGCTTAGCCTATTTGGCCTGGCGCTGTGGGACCCAACTATCGCAGCCGGAATCTCCCGCCTTCTGATGGCCGGGGTCGCAATTGCTGGCTTCGGAATCATACTGGTGCTCACCATGCGTGGGTTTGAGCGCGCGATTATGCTGCTCCCTACATGGTTCTTGTTCCTTGCATGGTTGTTTGCGGCTTGGATGGCAACAACAGGCATGTTGCAGAGTGATCTGGCCCAGCCTGCGCTTGCAGGTGGCCTCGTCCTCTTTGTTATGCTGCTCGGGTTCACGGTCATGCAGCACGCGTTTGCAGGCTCTGGTCTCTCCCATAGCGTGATGAGTGATGTGGAACGCCGTGCACTGGCGTTGACTGGCTCTGGCGATATCATCTGGGACTGGGACGTGGACCGCGATAAAATCCACACCAGTGGTGGTCTTGAAGAAGCACTCGGCATCAAACCGGGTTTGCTGGATGGTCCTGCACGGTTGTGGCTGGAAATCCTCCATCCGCAAGACCGGGATCTGTTCCGTGGCACTTTGGATGCTGTGATTGACCACCGCCGAGGCCGGATCAATCTGGCTTTCCGCCTGCGTGGTGAAGATGGTCATTACCGGTGGCTCAAGATGCGCGCTCGTCCGGTACTCGGGTCTGATGGCGAAGTCATCCGCTGCGTTGGTACTTTGCTCGACATCACCTCTCAGAAAACCGCTGAAGAGCGCTTGATGCATGATGCCGTGCATGACAATCTGACTGGCCTGCCAAACCGCGAACTGTTTATGGACCGCCTTGTTGCAGCGCTTGCCCGTTCCAAGGCTGAAGGCAACGGCAATCCGACAGTTATTCTGATCGACCTGGACCGCTTCAAGCAGGTTAATGACAGCATCGGCCAAACAGCAGGCGACTCCATGTTGCTTACTGCTGCCCGCCGTCTATCTCGTCTGATCAAAGCACAGGATTCCCTGTCACGCATTTCAGCAGATACCTTCGCAGTCCTGATGATCTCCGAGCAGGATGCAACTCGTATTGCCTCCTTTGCTGATGAATTGCGCAAGTCTCTGCGCACACCAGTCACCTTTGGTGATCAGGAAGTCTTCCTGACAGCGTCTATCGGCGCGGCTATCTTTGATGGTGGGCCGGAAAAGGCGACAGACATGATGCGTGATTCCGAGATTGCACTCAATCATGCCAAACGCCTCGGTGGGGATCGTATCGAGGTCTTCCGCCCAACGTTGAAACCTGTTGCAAGCAATACGCTGGCTCTCGACAGCGACCTTCGTGCTGCTTTGGAAAAAGACGAGATCACGGTCTTCTTCCAGCCAATCGTTCGTCTGGCAGATAAAACCACAGCTGGTTTTGAAGCGCTTGCCCGCTGGGAGCATCCATCCCGCGGTCTCATCCCGCCATCCGAGTTTATCCCGGTTGCTGAACAAAGCGGCCTGATCAATGAGCTTGGTCTGCGCGTGATGGAAAAAGGCGCGCGTCAGCTGGCACAATGGCAACGTGAGTTTAAACACGCGTTACCGCTGTTTGTTTCCGTCAATATCTCTTCTCGCCAGCTGCTTAAGCCAGACCTCATCAACGACGTGAAGGCTGTGCTGGCACGGACCGCGCTGACGCCGGGCTCTTTGAAACTGGAGCTCACAGAATCTATGGTTATGGAGAACCCGGAATACTCCGTGCAGGTGCTGGAGCGTCTCAAAGGCCTTGGTGCTGGCCTGTCTCTGGATGATTTTGGCACAGGCTATTCATCGCTCAGCTACCTGCAACGCTTCCAGTTCGACACCATCAAGATTGATCAGTCCTTTGTACGTCCTAACGGGCAGAGCGCACGTCCGGTTATCCTGCGCACCATTGTGGCACTGGGTCATGATCTGGGGATGGAAGTAGTGGCTGAAGGAGCTGAAACAGAGTCTGATGCATTAGAGTTGTTCCAACTCGGCTGCGAGTACGTTCAAGGCTACCATTTCGGTCAGCCAATGCGCGCCGCTGAAGCAGGTCGCATGCTGAAACAACAATTCGCCCAGCAAAACAAAAACTGAGCGAGATTGAAGCGAAAGCGTCTCTAAAAGCTACAAACGACCGGGTTTCGAGGTGAATTTGATACCTGCTTCTTCGCAATGCAGCCAGATGATCATACCGGTAAAGGACAGTCTGCGCATTGGAACCTGAATGCTGACGCTCATGTTTGCGGTCAATTTCCCAGTGTTCACGAGGAGCCTACACCCGCTGTTGCTGATATCTTCAATTACGCAGGATCGGTTGAAGGCTTCCACCAGTAAAACTGCAGGCCAATGGCAGGTATGCCGCGTATGATTGCGGTTTTCCATCTCCAATAATTTCGGTACAGGTAACATCGCAGACCGTCCGGTCCCTACTTTGAAAATACAATAAATAGAATCATTAGTTTGGAATGTAGTAGTCGCAGTAGCAACTATATCTTGCGCAGATGTTAACGTCGAAGCTGTGCAGTCAATCTGCTTTAAGTCTCTAAACGTACAGGACAATATCAAAAAGCCCGCTCAGATGAACGGGTTTTGAAACGGCCAAATACGAGTGCTTAGTTGGTGATGACTGTTAGCTCACGATCACCGACAGTTATCTCAAGCGGGGTGCCTCCAAATGGCTCACCATCAATCTGCACAGCTGCAGCCCGATAGGCGTCAATGCGGGCTGTTTTGACGCTACGGATCTCCACATTGCTGGATTTTGAAAGCGTCCCTGTTAAGAGGCGGCAGACGTACTTGAACAAAGCCCATACACTGTCTTCTTTAAAGGTCAAAAGGTGCAGCTGCTTTGTTAGAATGGAGGCGTCAGGTGCCACTAGATTTTTGCCGGCGTAATAACGACCATTGGTCACCATCGCCATCGCACATTGCAGTTCTTCTTCATCAGCGCGCACTTTGAAATTGCCTTTGCGGCGGGAAAACGCCAGCTGCATTGCAATGAAGAGATAGGCGAGGCGCCCATACCGTCGCTTCAGACGCAAGGGAACGACATGCACAACTTCCGCATCAAAGCCAGTAGACGTGGAGAGAAAGAACGGGCGTCCATTTGCAAAACCGTTGTGGAGTTTCTGCACTTTGCCTGCACTTATGGTTCTTGCAATTTCTTTCGGCGTAGTTGGCATGCCCAGTTCATGGGCAAGCACGTTTGCAGTTCCAAACGGAATAATCGCCAGATGCGGTTTCATTCCTCGGCCCAGCATGGCAGAGGCGGCCTCGCTGACAGATGAATCACCGCCAGCAACTGCCAATATATCCACGTCCAGATCAGGATCGGCACACGTCTCTCCAATCTCGCTGGCACGCTCGGTGAGCCTCAGGTCCACCTTCAAGCCAGCCTCTTCCAGATGCTTCACAATTTCAGTGATGCGTTGAAACCGGAATGAAGTGGCTGTCGGGTTTGCAAGAATAAGCACGCGCTTGTTTTTGCGCGACTTTATCCGTGTCGTATTCTGCGGGGAGGAGGGGAGTTGATCTCCCATGAGACTGTCCTTGGCTTCCATATTATCTTGAGGATTGGAAGGGTTTCATGCCCCTCCGTGCAAGCTCATCAGCTTGTTCGTTTTCCTCATGGCCTGCGTGACCCTTCACCCAGTGCCAAGCCACATCATGGCGTTGTGCGGCTGCATCCAGCAACTGCCACAGCTCTGCATTTTTTACCGGAGAGTTTGAGGCAGTCCTCCACCCCTTCCGTTTCCAATTATGCATCCACTGGGTAATGCCGTTTTTCACGTAGGAGCTATCGGTGTAAAGATCCACCGAACACGCCCGTTTCAAGGAGTCGAGTGCTTGAATAGCGGCTTGTAATTCCATGCGGTTGTTGGTGGTATCACGCTCACCGCCGCACAGTTCTTTTTCATGCTCGCCGAAGCGCAGCAAAACACCCCAGCCGCCGGGACCAGGATTGCCAGAGCATGCGCCATCGGTCCAAATCTTTACACGTGTGGTATCGCTCATTTGTCCAACCCGTATGCGCCAGCGTTTTCTACGCCGCGATGGAACCTAAGTTTATGCAGGTATTCAAGGGGATCTTTAGGAACCACCAATGCGCCTTCGGGCACAGACAGCCAGTCATAAAGGCGTGTCAGCAGGAAACGCAAAGCAGCACCGCGACACAACAGTGGCAGATTATCAAATTCTTGTTCGCTGAAGGGGCGTACACTGCGGTACCCTTCCAACAGTGCCCGGGCTTTGGTGACATTGAACATGCCATCCGGCTCAAAACACCATGCATTGATGCAGATCGCCACATCATAGGCAAACGCGTCATTGCAGGCAAAGTAGAAGTCAATCAGACCTGATAGGTCTTTACCGAGATAAAAAACGTTATCCGGGAATAAATCAGCATGGATCACACCGCTTGGCAGATCCTTTGGCCACAACGCCAGTAGCTCATTCAGTTCTTCCGTCAGTTCCTCGGCAAGACCCACTTTCACTTCATGTGCACGATCACGGCTGGCATCCAACAAAGGCGCCCAGCCATCAACGCTGAGTGAGTTCGGGCGCTTGATCTCAAAGTCAGCGCCAGCAAGGTGCATGCGTGCCATTCCCTTGCCAAGTTCACTGCAATGAACCAGCTGCGGTCTGCGAACCCACATGCCATCAAGAAAGGTGACCATAGCAGCAGGACGGCCCGCGAGCTCACCTAGCATCTTGCCATCGCCATCAATCAAAGGTGTCGGGCAGGTCATGCCATTGGCGGCAAGGTGTTGCATGAGCCCAAGGAAAAACGGCAGGTCGTCTGGATTAACCCGTTTCTCATAGAGCGTCAGGATGTAGTAACCCGTCTCAGTGTGAACCAGATAGTTAGTGTTTTCAACGCCTTCAGCAATGCCCTTGTAGGAGAGCAATTTGCCAATGTTGAAGCGGTCGATGAAAGCGCTAAGCTCTACATCGGAAACATCGGTATATACAGCCATAACTATTCAGCAGGTCTTGTTTCGCCCACAAGGGGAGTAGCCCGCAACTCTTTCGGTAGATTGAATGCAATATTTTCTTCTGCTGTTGTAACCGTTTCCAGTGTCACATCAAAATGCAGACGGAAGGCTTCAACAATTTCTTCGACAAGAATCTCAGGTGCAGACGCGCCAGCAGTGATGCCGAGGGTCTTTACGCCTTCAAAATCGCCCCAACATATCTCGGAGGCTCGTTGAATAAGGTATGCCTTTTCACAGCCAGCCCGCTCACCCACTTCACGCAGGCGTTTGGAATTGGAGGAGTTTGGCGCACCAACGACAATCATTGCATCGCACTGCGGCGCAATATGCTTTACCGCGTGCTGACGGTTTGTGGTGGCGTAGCAGATGTCATCTTTGTGCGGTTTGGTGATGGTCGGGAACCGCTCTTCAAGTATTTCGACGATCTCTTGTGTGTCATCAACAGATAGTGTGGTTTGTGATATCCACGCTAATTGTCTGTCTGTTTTCGGTGCAAACTGACGTGCATCCGCCGCTGTTTCAATAAGGCTCACACGCCCCTCGGGGAGTTGACCCATTGTTCCCACAACCTCAGGGTGTCCTTTGTGGCCGATCAGCAATATTTCGCGGTCACGTCTGTCATGCAGAATCGCTTCTTTATGCACCTTGGAAACCAGCGGACAAGTCGCATCAAGGAAGAACAGATTACGCGAACGCGCAACTTCAGGAACAGACTTTGGCACCCCATGCGCAGAGAAGATCACAGGACGGTCATTATCTGGAATTTCGTCTAATTCCTCAACGAAAACAGCACCTTTGTTACGAAGAGATTCCACCACATATTTGTTGTGAACGATCTCGTGGCGCACGTAAACTGGCGCGCCGTACTTCTCAAGGGCAAGGTCCACAATCTGGATTGCGCGATCAACACCGGCACAAAAACCGCGTGGAGCGCAAAGAAGAACTTTGATCGGTGCCTTTGGGGTCGGCGAAACCTGCATTGTCTATTCCTGAATTTTGACTTTGAGCAATTGAAGGATGTTGACCGGATCTGTCAAGAAAAAGTAGCTGCTCATCTGAGCAAGAGGGCATAAAACAGTTCAGCCAAAGCCTGCTCAGGCACAAACTGAAGGTTTCAAGTATATGTCGTATCTCGCCATTTGCACCTCCTGCTGTTATAGGAACTTAAACTCCAGATAACTATGGGATTCGCATGGTGGGCACTCAAGTCGCTAATACATTGCTCAAAAATACAGGACGGGCACTCCTTCTGATTGGAATAGGCGCCTCGCTAGCTGGGTGTGGAAGCATAATGTCTTCTGATTCAGATTTGGAAGCCTCCAGCTCAGAAGCTCCGGCGACTGAGAGAACATTTGACCTGTCTGTGCTTCAGGCACCAGCCATGTGTCCGTCTCTGCAAGAGCTTTCGGGAACGACCATTCTCGCGAAATACCCACGTGGTAAGGAAAAGACGCCGGAAAACCTGACTTTCCAGGCCGTTATCACAGACTGGGCGCGCACCTGCAAACGGGTCGGCAAAGACTCTGCAATGAAGCTGGGTATCGCTGGAAACATAACACCGGGTCCTGCATGGAAAGGTGGAGAGATCTTCTTGCCTATCCGTGTTGCCGTCACAAATGAAGTGGATGACGTGGAAAAAACCACCTACTCCAAACTGTTTAGCGTTCCGGTCACTTTAGGGGCTGGTTCACCGTCCGCCACATGGGCCTTTGTGGAAGAAGGTATTATCCTTCCGAATGAGACGGGCCAAAATGTCGTGTTTGGATTCGACGAAAACTAAAAAATGGGTTAGTAAGGCTTCACAGCTTGGCGTCACATTGTCACGTCAGCCTTTTTTCTTGCATGTTGCAGCAAGGAAAAAAGAATTCATGCGCCGGCCCTGAGGAGGGGGTGGCGTGTGGTAACGCTGTGCGGGAGAGAATAAGACAGATCGCTGGATTATCGCCGAAGGAGCAACCGCCCCGGAAACTCTCAGGCAAAAGGACCGCACAGTAAGCAACACTCTGGAAAGCAGCGCCTGTCGCACACTATTCCTCCAGGAATATACGACAGGGTACTCACCGAAGGAGTAATCGTTCTGATCTGCGGAAGGTCAGAGCGGGAAATCTCTCAGGTTCTCGAGACAGAGGGGGCGTGCTCAGATCATTCCATATGATTGGGATGGTCGTTGACGTGTACGCTACTGTCTTGAGAGGCTCCTATGGCTGAATCCGCTGATCTGCTACAAACACCGCTTTTCGATCTACATAATGAGCTGGGTGCCAAGATGGTGCCGTTCGCTGGCTACGGTATGCCGGTGCAGTACCCACTCGGCGTTCTCAAAGAACACCTCTTCACCCGCGAAAGCGCAGGCCTGTTTGACGTTTCCCACATGGGGCAGGCATTCCTCATCGGTCCAGATCATGCAACAACTGCTGCAGCTCTGGAAACGCTCGTTCCTTCCAACATGAAGGAACTGAAGCCGGGCAAGCAGCGTTACACTGTACTGCTGAACGACAATGGCTGCATCATTGATGACCTCATGGTCTCCCGCCCACCTGCTGCTGAAGACGATGGCCGTTTGATGCTGGTTGTAAATGCTGCCTGCAAAGACAACGACTACAAAGTCATCGCGGCTGCTCTTCCTGACAATGTGAAGCTTGAGATTGTTGAAGACCGCGCCTTGATCGCGCTTCAAGGGCCAAAAGCTGCCGAAGTTATGGTGCTGCACGCTCCGGAAGCTGCCGACATGGGCTTCATGGATTCCCGTCCACTGGAGTTTGACGGCATTTCCGTTATCGCCTCCCGCTCTGGTTACACCGGTGAAGACGGTTATGAGATCTCCATTCCAGCTGGTGCCGCAGAAGCAGTTGCCAAAGCATTGCTTGCAGATGACCGGGTAGAAGCCATTGGCCTTGGTGCACGTGACAGCCTCCGCCTTGAATCCGGCTTATGCCTCTACGGTCACGACATTGACGAAAACACAACACCGGTAGAAGGCAATATCACCTTCTGCATGCAAAAACGCCGCAAAGAAGCTGGCGATTTTCCGGGCGGTGAACGTGTTCTCAAACAGCTTGCTGATGGTGTTCCAAACTTACGGGTTGGCCTGAAGCTGGATGGCCGTGCACCAGCACGGGAAGGCGCAGACATTCGCGTGCCGGGCACCGAAGAAATAATCGGTCGCGTCACATCGGGTGGATTTGCACCAACGCTCAATGCTCCAATCGCCATGGGATACGTTGCGGCGCATCTTGGAGAGCTTGGCACGGAGCTGGAGCTTGTCGTTCGTGGCCGTGCACTGACAGCCACAGTAACAGGCATGCCATTTGTTGAGCAGCGCTACTACCGCAAACCAAAATAATATCTGCTGGGGTGCAAGGCTACCCCTAACCAGAAACAATCGACACACGACAGTGTAGGGAACACGCACATGACTACATATTTCACGACAGACCACGAATGGCTGAAAGTTGAAGACGGCGTTGCAACCGTTGGTATTACCAATTTCGCACAGGCTCAGTTGGGCGATGTTGTGTACGTAGAGCTGCCAGAAACTGGCAAAACTCTCGCACAAGGTGATGACGCAGCCGTTGTTGAATCCGTGAAAGCAGCTTCTGAAGTTTATGCTCCAGTTGATGGCGAAATCGTAGAGGGCAACGAACTCCTCGTCGAAGAACCTGCAAAGGTCAATGAGGATTCGGAGGGCGTTGCATGGTTCTTCAAAATCAAACTCGGCAATGTTGCACAGCTGGATGTGCTGATGAACGAAGCTGAGTACAAGGCCTTCGTCGAAACGCTGTAAAGCGAAAGCTGTTCACCTCCCGCTGCGCACCCTATCCAAGCTATGTGTGGCAGGAACTGGCAAAAGCCGTAAGAATGCTTTTGCTGCATTGTGCATCAGAAATCTGGTGGAGAAAGATCATGCGGTATCTTCCGCTTTCAGACAACGACCGCGCTGACATGTTAGCGCGTGTCGGTGTAAGCTCAATCGATGAGTTGTTCGCCGATATTCCAGAGGCCGTTCGCCTTGAAGAACTGACAACATTGCCACGTCGCAAGACGGAAATGCAGGTAGAGCGACAGCTCTCCAAAATGGCAAACAAGAATGTCAGTGCTGGATCTCTCCCGTTCTTCGTAGGGGCCGGTGCCTATAAACACCACATTCCAGCAACAGTGGATCACCTGATCCAGCGCTCTGAGTTTTTGACCAGTTACACACCGTATCAGCCAGAAATTGCTCAGGGTACGCTGCAGACGCTCTTCGAATTCCAGACACAGGTGGCAAACCTGACTGGAATGGACGTTGCAAACGCCTCCATGTATGACGGCTCCACCGGGACCGCAGAAGCTGTGTTGATGGCGCACCGCGTCACCCGCAAGAAAAAAGCAATCCTCTCCGGTGGTCTGCATCCGCAGTACCGTGAGGTTGTGGAAGGCATTACACGCAAACTGCCGGGCGGTTCTGTTGTGTCTTTGCCAGCTGATCCAATGGGCACAGAAGATATTCTGGCGCAGATTGATGATGAGACCTCCTGTGTGGTTGTTCAGTCTCCATCCTTCTACGGCCAGTTGATTGATCTGAAGCCGATTGCAGAAAAAGCCCATGCCCACAAAGCCCTGCTGATTGCAGTCTTCACCGAAGTTATTTCCCTCGGTCTGGTTGAAAGCCCGGGCGCACAGGGCGCGGACATCGTGGTTGGCGAAGGCCAGTCCATCGGTAACCCGCTGACCTTCGGTGGTCCTTACGTTGGTCTGTTTGCGACACGTCAGAAATACATTCGCAACATGCCGGGTCGTCTGTGTGGTGAAACCACAGATGCAGAAGGCAAACGCGGCTTCGTGCTAACGCTCTCCACGCGTGAGCAGCATATTCGCCGTGATAAAGCGACTTCCAACATCTGCACCAACTCCGGTCTGTGTTGTTTGGCATTCTCCATTCATATGACCTTGCTGGGTGAAAGCGGTATGACCCGTCTTGCACGCATCAACCACATGAATGCAGTGAAGCTGGCAGATGCACTGGCAACCGTTGAAGGTGTTGACGTGCTCAACTCTTTCTTCTTCAACGAGTTCACCATTCGCGTTCCTGCAAATGCAAATGATGTGATTGAAGCTCTGGCAGTCAACGGCGTTCTTGGCGGTGTTCCTGTTTCCCGTCTGGATACATCCGGCGGCGAGTTGGACAATCTGATTGTTGTTGCAAGCACCGAAGTCAACACCGACGAAGACCGTGCTGCCTATGTGGAAGCTCTGAAGGAGGTGCTCGCATGACTATGGTTCATCAGGGTCGTCCGACCCGCGCTGGCGAAGCTGGCTCTCCAGAAACGCACCGCACCTTCACCGGCAACAAAGCGCTGGACATGGAAGAGCCGTTGATCTTCGAGATCGGCCACAAGGACAATTGCGGCGTTGATCTGGATGACCCGGAAGTGTTTGCACCGCGCCTTGGCACGCACCAGCGTGAAACTGCAATCGACCTTCCTGGTTTGTCCGAACCGGAAACAATGCGCCACTACGTGCGTCTGTCTCGTAAAAACTATGCAATTGATGCTGGCCTGTATCCACTTGGCTCCTGCACCATGAAGCATAACCCGCGCCTTAACGAAAAAATGGCGCGCCTGCCAGGATTTGCAGATATCCACCCGCTGCAACCAATCTCAACCGTTCCCGGTGCATTTGAGCTGATTTCGGAGCTGGCTGATTGGTTGATGGAACTGACAGGCACCAACGCTGTTGCAATGAGCCCGAAAGCCGGCGCGCATGGCGAACAGTGTGGCATGATGGCGATTAAACACGCTATTGCTGCCAGAGGCGAAGAACGCTCCATCGTTCTGGTTCCTGAAAGTGCCCACGGTACAAACCCGGCAACGGCCTCGCTGGTTGGGTACAAAGTTGTTTCCATTCCTGCACGCGATGACGGAACCGTTGCTGTAGATGCTGTGATCGAGAAAATTAAGGCCCACGAAGGTCAGATCGCAGCCCTCATGCTCACCAACCCGAACACATGTGGTTTGTTTGAGCCGGAAGTGATTGAAATTGCCAAGGCAGTTCATGATGCTGGCGGTTACTTCTACTGTGATGGTGCAAACTTCACCGCGATCGTTGGTAAAGCAAAACCGGGTGATCTTGGCATTGATGCCATGCACATCAACCTGCACAAAACCTTCTCCACACCGCATGGCGGTGGTGGCCCAGGTTCTGGTCCTGTTGTGCTTTCAGATCGGTTGGCCCCATACGCACCTCTTCCGTTCATTCGCAAAAATGGCGACGAGCTGGAAGTTGTTGAAACTGAAGACCAGTTGAAGGAAGGCGAACAGCCATTTGGCCGTATGACAGCCTTCCACGGTCAAATGGGCATGTATGTTCGCGCACTTTCCTACATGCAATCTCATGGCTCTGATGGCCTTAAACAGGCTTCTGAAGATGCTGTGCTCAACGCAAACTATGTCCGCGTTGGCCTTCAGGATGTCATGAGCCTTCCATTCGGCATTAAGCCTTGCATGCATGAAGTGCTCTTTGATGACACGTTCCTCAAGGGCTCCGGTATATCCACACTCGATTTTGCAAAAGCAATGATCGATGAAGGCTATCACCCAATGACCATGTACTTCCCGTTGGTGGTAAGTGGTGCAATGTTGATTGAGCCGACAGAAAGCGAAAGCCGAGCGTCTCTGGATCTGTTCGTAGCAACACTGCGTGATCTGGTGATGAGTGCAAAGGCTGGGGAAACCAGCCGCTTTGAAGGCGCACCGTTCCTTGCTCCTCGTCGCCGTCTGGATGAAACCGGTGCTGCGCGTAATCCAATTCTCAAATGGGTGCCACCTGTGCCATCCATTTGAGCCCTAACTCGCATAAAGAGTGTTCCCGGAATGCGGCTTCCGTTTTCGGGACTACGA
The window above is part of the Pseudovibrio sp. Tun.PSC04-5.I4 genome. Proteins encoded here:
- the gcvPB gene encoding aminomethyl-transferring glycine dehydrogenase subunit GcvPB; the protein is MTMVHQGRPTRAGEAGSPETHRTFTGNKALDMEEPLIFEIGHKDNCGVDLDDPEVFAPRLGTHQRETAIDLPGLSEPETMRHYVRLSRKNYAIDAGLYPLGSCTMKHNPRLNEKMARLPGFADIHPLQPISTVPGAFELISELADWLMELTGTNAVAMSPKAGAHGEQCGMMAIKHAIAARGEERSIVLVPESAHGTNPATASLVGYKVVSIPARDDGTVAVDAVIEKIKAHEGQIAALMLTNPNTCGLFEPEVIEIAKAVHDAGGYFYCDGANFTAIVGKAKPGDLGIDAMHINLHKTFSTPHGGGGPGSGPVVLSDRLAPYAPLPFIRKNGDELEVVETEDQLKEGEQPFGRMTAFHGQMGMYVRALSYMQSHGSDGLKQASEDAVLNANYVRVGLQDVMSLPFGIKPCMHEVLFDDTFLKGSGISTLDFAKAMIDEGYHPMTMYFPLVVSGAMLIEPTESESRASLDLFVATLRDLVMSAKAGETSRFEGAPFLAPRRRLDETGAARNPILKWVPPVPSI